The Altererythrobacter sp. ZODW24 genome window below encodes:
- a CDS encoding GtrA family protein codes for MKAIVMRLRDMRFLRYLLASVGALAVDVGSFLAFLAFGMVAAPASAIGYTLGILAHWLLSSRTVFVGNVAERGPERTRQKAMFVASAVAGLAVTTLIVGTADLGGIDPRLAKVAAIAVSFTLTWLLRSKIVFRPKAD; via the coding sequence ATGAAAGCGATTGTGATGCGGCTGCGCGATATGCGCTTCCTGCGCTATTTGCTCGCTTCGGTTGGTGCATTGGCTGTCGATGTAGGCAGCTTTCTTGCGTTCTTGGCTTTCGGAATGGTCGCAGCGCCTGCTTCGGCGATCGGCTACACTCTCGGTATTCTTGCGCATTGGCTGCTTTCGAGCCGCACCGTCTTTGTCGGTAATGTCGCTGAGCGCGGACCGGAACGCACGCGGCAGAAGGCGATGTTTGTCGCTTCCGCGGTTGCTGGCCTCGCTGTCACGACTTTGATCGTTGGCACGGCAGACCTTGGCGGGATTGATCCGCGATTGGCAAAAGTCGCAGCGATCGCTGTCAGCTTCACGCTCACTTGGCTGCTCCGCAGCAAGATTGTCTTCAGGCCGAAAGCCGATTGA
- the msrB gene encoding peptide-methionine (R)-S-oxide reductase MsrB: MDMNSSRRNILALFGIGAALPVLAACGSGRAEAKTFPIKRSEAEWRKRLTKAEFNVLRNEATERPYSSPLDKEKRAGTFVCAGCNNKLYSSKTKFDSRTGWPSFWKALPGAVGTSTDYKIGYARTEVHCADCGGHLGHIFNDGPKPTGKRHCINGIAMDFVAA, encoded by the coding sequence ATGGATATGAACTCATCGCGCCGCAATATTCTCGCCCTATTCGGCATCGGAGCCGCCTTGCCCGTGCTCGCCGCATGTGGTTCGGGCCGCGCCGAAGCCAAAACATTTCCGATCAAACGCAGCGAAGCCGAATGGCGTAAACGCCTGACCAAGGCCGAGTTTAACGTGCTGCGCAATGAAGCAACTGAACGCCCTTACAGTTCGCCGCTGGACAAGGAAAAGCGCGCAGGCACGTTCGTCTGCGCCGGCTGCAACAACAAGCTTTATTCCTCGAAGACCAAGTTTGACAGCCGCACTGGCTGGCCAAGTTTCTGGAAGGCTTTGCCTGGCGCCGTTGGCACATCGACTGACTACAAGATCGGCTATGCCCGCACCGAAGTGCACTGCGCCGATTGCGGCGGGCATCTGGGACATATCTTCAATGATGGCCCGAAACCAACGGGCAAGCGGCACTGCATCAACGGCATCGCGATGGACTTCGTCGCAGCCTAA